One window of the Dreissena polymorpha isolate Duluth1 chromosome 5, UMN_Dpol_1.0, whole genome shotgun sequence genome contains the following:
- the LOC127832381 gene encoding dnaJ homolog subfamily C member 16-like produces the protein MYYYGFSLFAINHRYRFVETIFRLKMHSFTLIVLICVSIFLVFECVLCKSDLYDILGVRKTATQKEIKQAYKKLAKEWHPDKTDDPEATEKFTKINEAYETLGDPEKRSEYDNFGYTSSNARQPNRPQQRGFHGFEPFEGFFSSQGFGFNFNFNQGGSGSPDSVIERHIINMRTYQTTILPNSLNKPCVIYAFSDFCFNCMRIEGIVEKFITELKAIGLCAAAFHAGQSQDLTSHLRISSVPSIVGVVNDRVSFFKGQVNLPALHDFTRGLFPTNFITKVHDVNIESWLGGWPADNKVRAVFFSPRQDMSAAFLAPAFFYKDNLAIGYVYTKSDDVTNILLKFNVNKHRETLLLFNEDSKSPVATISMQHLTRSTLDEVIEGNKFLSLPRLSSQKFFDELCPDEMKIKSRKLCVVLITKKSVPPSDDLHGYRQFSQNSRLSGHERIRFTYMYEDTQAEFVKSLMAKGRQELRSAALKVAILWRVEKYQLKYDWLETGWEGSQMADCGAALERRLNVLLTSDTVMPYKIVPPELYNEHGLGLLTRIGYKLLSWGDKILDLLRMFDGTTWVTLALSLLFVCSMGYFMHKIATYEVIQVESTLPQKTRPRPPSRTFDAKTMKLYELDARTYEELVSEADTGLTVVLLVDKDTKDDLVRQFTTIVHPYSRYSALTFAFMQLEYNIKWYRTLLETSVGNTKSLDKINIKNCIGTVLALNGYRKYYYIYSAKSGRQFIRKRNNLSQALGLDDLDEKSDDEFFFVDEVLDGLALWLDKIFDGSIKRVRIKAWPMMTDDR, from the exons atgtattattatggATTCAGTCTCTTCGCGATTAATCATCGGTATCGTTTTGTAGAGACAATATTTCGCTTAAAAATGCATAGTTTCACATTGATTGTTTTGATCTGTGTTAGCATTTTCTTGGTGTTCGAATGTGTGTTATGCAAATCTGACTTATATGATATTCTTGGTGTCCGAAAAACTGCTACACAAAAGGAGATCAAACAAGCCTACAAGAAACTTGCTAAAGAATG GCATCCTGACAAAACAGATGACCCAGAAGCCACAGAAAAGTTCACAAAAATAAATGAAGCATATGAG ACTTTGGGTGATCCTGAAAAACGATCAGAATATGATAATTTTGGATACACATCTTCCAATGCTCGCCAACCCAACCGACCTCAGCAGAGGGGGTTCCATGGATTTGAACCATTTGAAGGATTTTTTTCTAGCCAAGGATTCggctttaattttaatttcaatcaaggaGGCAGTGGTAGTCCTGACTCAGTGATCGAGCGACACATCATCAATATGAG GACATATCAGACCACCATACTGCCTAATAGTTTGAACAAGCCCTGCGTGATCTATGCCTTCTCTGATTTCTGCTTCAACTGCATGAGAATAGAAGGCATTGTGGAGAAGTTTATCACAGAGCTGAAGGCTATAG GTCTGTGTGCAGCTGCATTCCACGCTGGACAGTCCCAAGACCTTACAAGCCACCTGCGTATATCCAGTGTTCCCTCCATAGTTGGGGTGGTCAATGACCGGGTCTCCTTCTTCAAAGGCCAAGTCAATCTACCAGCCCTACATGACTTCACAAGGGGCTTGTTCCCAACTAATTTCATTACTAAG GTGCATGACGTCAATATAGAGTCGTGGCTAGGTGGTTGGCCTGCAGACAACAAAGTCCGTGCTGTGTTCTTCAGTCCACGCCAAGACATGTCTGCAGCGTTCCTTGCTCCTGCCTTCTTCTACAAAGACAACCTGGCCATTGGATATGTGTATACCAAAAGTGATGATGTCACGAATATACTACTTAAGTTCAATGTCAACAAGCATCGTGAAACTCTGCTACTCTTCAATGAAGACTCTAAGTCACCTGTAGCAACCATCAGT ATGCAGCATCTTACGCGTTCAACGCTGGATGAAGTGATAGAAGGCAATAAGTTCCTCTCCCTGCCTCGCCTCTCATCACAGAAGTTTTTTGATGAGCTCTGTCCTGATGAAATGAAGATCAAGAGTAGAAA GCTGTGTGTTGTTCTGATAACCAAGAAGAGTGTGCCGCCCAGTGATGATCTCCATGGTTACCGCCAGTTCTCCCAGAATTCTCGACTGAGTGGTCATGAACGTATCCGTTTCACGTACATGTATGAGGACACGCAGGCTGAGTTTGTTAAGTCACTGATGGCCAAGGGTAGACAGGAGCTCAGGAGTGCAGCTCTCAAG GTTGCCATTCTGTGGCGGGTTGAGAAGTACCAGTTGAAGTATGATTGGCTGGAGACAGGGTGGGAGGGGTCACAGATGGCCGACTGTGGTGCGGCCCTGGAGAGGAGGCTCAATGTGCTCCTTACATCAGACACCGTCATGCCGTACAAGATTGTACCCCCGGAACTGTACAACGAGCATGGGCTG GGTTTATTGACCAGGATAGGATACAAGTTGCTAAGCTGGGGTGACAAAATCCTTGACCTCCTACGGAT GTTTGACGGCACCACGTGGGTGACGCTGGCCCTCTCGCTGCTGTTTGTATGCAGTATGGGCTACTTCATGCACAAGATAGCCACCTACGAGGTCATCCAGGTAGAGAGCACCCTGCCTCAGAAGACCAGGCCCCGCCCACCTTCCAG GACATTTGATGCCAAGACAATGAAGCTGTATGAGCTAGATGCTCGCACCTATGAGGAGCTGGTAAGTGAGGCAGATACAGGCCTCACAGTCGTGCTACTGGTAGACAAGGACACGAAGGATGACCTCGTGAGACAGTTCACCACCATAGTGCACCCTTACTCTAG GTACAGTGCCCTGACATTTGCTTTCATGCAGTTGGAATACAACATTAAGTGGTACCGAACCCTTCTGGAGACCAGTGTTGGCAACACAAAATCTCTAGATAAAATCAACATTAAAAATTGCATCGGAACTGTGTTAGCTTTAAACGGTTATCGCAAATATTACTACATATACAGTGCCAAAAGTGGTCGTCAGTTTATCCGCAAGAGGAACAATTTATCCCAGGCTCTGGGCCTGGATGACTTGGATGAGAAATCAGACGATGAGTTCTTCTTTGTGGATGAAGTACTGGATGGCCTGGCCCTCTGGCTGGACAAGATATTTGATGGTTCTATCAAGCGGGTCAGAATCAAGGCCTGGCCTATGATGACAGACGACCGGTGA